A window of the Syntrophorhabdales bacterium genome harbors these coding sequences:
- a CDS encoding FliH/SctL family protein: MSDETDPLVFYELSELLSQTTPEFRLLLQEPAEEAAPPIEEVGAEKEEIAAPEEEPPPEPVNIEEETRRIFEEAFAQGEKAGHEMGMKKVEPLIERLNQYLASLESVRQELLGRAERFATVLALTFAESIVLKECAEHKEIARSMIRKALEACEERGECLVRLPKDDAWILSAEGVSSWKIIPDEELKEPGFIIETSLGDIDGRISKQFEELKKEFLGTAA; encoded by the coding sequence TTGTCTGATGAAACAGATCCCCTTGTATTCTACGAGCTGAGCGAACTACTCTCCCAGACCACACCTGAATTCAGACTACTCCTGCAAGAACCCGCGGAAGAGGCTGCGCCGCCTATTGAAGAAGTGGGGGCCGAAAAGGAAGAAATTGCAGCTCCTGAGGAGGAGCCGCCTCCGGAACCAGTCAATATCGAGGAAGAAACCCGTAGGATATTTGAAGAAGCCTTTGCCCAGGGGGAAAAGGCGGGGCACGAGATGGGCATGAAGAAGGTTGAGCCTCTTATCGAAAGGCTCAACCAGTACCTCGCTTCCCTGGAGAGTGTCAGGCAGGAACTGCTGGGAAGGGCAGAGCGCTTTGCAACGGTACTTGCGCTTACGTTTGCCGAGTCGATTGTGCTCAAGGAATGCGCAGAACATAAAGAGATCGCCCGTTCCATGATAAGGAAAGCGTTGGAGGCGTGCGAAGAAAGAGGCGAATGCCTGGTGAGATTACCGAAAGATGATGCGTGGATACTTTCTGCAGAGGGCGTGAGCTCGTGGAAGATCATTCCCGACGAAGAGTTGAAGGAGCCGGGCTTTATCATAGAGACGAGCCTCGGTGATATCGACGGAAGAATCTCGAAGCAGTTCGAAGAACTAAAGAAGGAGTTTCTGGGGACAGCAGCTTAA